The Vicinamibacterales bacterium genome contains a region encoding:
- the carB gene encoding carbamoyl-phosphate synthase large subunit yields the protein MPRRTDLSRILVIGSGPIVIGQACEFDYSGTQAIKALRDEGLEVVLVNSNPATIMTDPELADRTYVEPLTVDVVERIIAREKPDAVLPTVGGQTALNLAVDLHEAGALDRHGVKLIGASITAIKVAEDRQLFHDAMLEIGLEVPRSRVVKTMAEALEAVELTGFPAIVRPSFTLGGVGGGIAYNVEEFREICGRGLELSPVHEVLVEESVIGWKEFELEVMRDVADNFVVICSIENIDPMGVHTGDSITVAPAQTLTDKEYQRMRDAARRIIRRVGVETGGSNIQFAFNPADGRMVVIEMNPRVSRSSALASKATGFPIAKIAAKLALGYHLDEIPNDITRLTPASFEPTIDYVVVKIPRWNFEKFPQADRTLTTQMKSVGEAMAIGRTFKEAFLKGMRSLELGKEGRVFSAGMPAGAAPDAATPDEVDAGLRRRLSIPTDRRIWAVFEALERGWTTERIQEVTRMDPWFLEQFAELVELRRTAALVGLRDMSADLMRALKRAGFGDDELAHLLQVNESAVAEKRAELGLRAVYKRIDTCAAEFESFTPYMYSTFERECEAAPTAARKVVILGSGPNRIGQGVEFDYCCCHAVFGFKKDGLETIMVNCNPETVSTDYDTADRLYFEPLTFEDVMSVIERERDGHADVSVVVQFGGQTPLKLALPLQAAGVSIVGTSPDSIDLAEDRKRFAQLLWDLGIPQPASGTAVSRTEAREAAASIGFPVVVRPSYVLGGRAMAIVYDMASLDRYMASAVDVSNDRPILIDRFLEHAKELDVDCVADATGAVVIGGIMEHIEEAGIHSGDSSCVVPPTGMSERHLALLRDYTRRIARALKVVGLMNVQYALKDDEIFVLEVNPRASRTVPYLAKATGVPLAQVAARVMMGRTLADLKITEDLTPAGVFVKSPVFPFIRFPGVDTILGPEMKSTGEVRRGGRFRPRLRQGHARRRAAAARAGHGLPEREQRRQARGAANRAGAGGDGLLGDGHPRHRGVPAGARHRLRRGLQGERGPAEPRRRDREPAHPARGEHAPGPRVVLRRQGGAAGRHDGRDSLHHDHDRRGRGRGRHPGVEVA from the coding sequence ATGCCCCGACGCACCGATCTCTCCCGCATCCTCGTCATCGGGTCCGGCCCCATCGTCATCGGGCAGGCCTGCGAGTTCGACTACTCCGGTACGCAGGCGATCAAGGCGCTGCGCGACGAGGGCCTCGAAGTGGTCCTCGTCAACAGCAACCCGGCGACCATCATGACGGACCCCGAGCTGGCCGACCGCACCTACGTCGAGCCGCTGACGGTGGACGTCGTCGAGCGCATCATCGCGCGCGAGAAGCCGGACGCCGTCCTGCCGACCGTGGGCGGGCAGACCGCGCTCAACCTCGCCGTGGATCTGCACGAGGCCGGCGCCCTCGACCGCCACGGCGTGAAACTCATCGGCGCGTCCATCACGGCCATCAAGGTGGCCGAGGACCGGCAGCTGTTCCACGACGCGATGCTCGAGATCGGGCTCGAGGTGCCGAGGAGCCGCGTGGTGAAGACCATGGCGGAGGCGCTCGAGGCCGTGGAGCTCACGGGGTTCCCGGCCATCGTCCGCCCGTCGTTCACGCTCGGCGGCGTGGGCGGTGGCATCGCCTACAACGTGGAGGAGTTCCGCGAGATCTGCGGACGCGGCCTCGAACTCAGCCCCGTGCACGAAGTGCTGGTGGAGGAGTCGGTCATCGGCTGGAAGGAGTTCGAGCTCGAGGTGATGCGCGACGTCGCCGACAACTTCGTCGTCATCTGCTCGATCGAGAACATCGACCCGATGGGCGTGCACACCGGCGACAGCATCACGGTGGCCCCCGCGCAGACGCTGACGGACAAGGAATACCAGCGCATGCGCGACGCGGCCCGCCGGATCATCCGCCGCGTGGGCGTCGAGACGGGCGGGTCGAACATCCAGTTCGCGTTCAACCCGGCCGACGGGCGCATGGTCGTCATCGAGATGAACCCGCGCGTGTCGCGCAGCTCGGCACTGGCGTCGAAGGCCACGGGGTTCCCGATTGCCAAGATCGCGGCGAAGCTGGCCCTCGGCTACCACCTGGACGAGATCCCGAACGACATCACGCGGCTGACGCCGGCCTCCTTCGAGCCCACCATCGACTACGTCGTGGTGAAGATCCCGCGGTGGAACTTCGAGAAGTTCCCCCAGGCGGACCGCACGCTCACCACGCAGATGAAGTCGGTGGGCGAGGCCATGGCCATCGGCCGCACCTTCAAGGAGGCCTTCCTGAAGGGGATGCGGTCGCTCGAGCTCGGGAAGGAAGGCCGTGTGTTCAGTGCAGGCATGCCGGCCGGAGCGGCGCCCGACGCGGCCACGCCCGACGAGGTGGACGCGGGCCTGCGGCGCCGGCTGAGCATCCCGACGGACCGCCGGATCTGGGCGGTGTTCGAGGCGCTCGAGCGCGGCTGGACGACCGAACGGATCCAGGAAGTGACGCGCATGGACCCGTGGTTCCTCGAGCAGTTCGCCGAACTCGTGGAGCTGCGCCGCACGGCCGCCCTGGTGGGGCTGCGGGACATGTCGGCCGATCTCATGCGCGCGCTGAAGCGCGCCGGGTTCGGCGACGACGAGCTGGCGCACCTGCTGCAGGTGAACGAGTCGGCGGTGGCGGAGAAGCGGGCCGAGCTCGGGCTGCGCGCCGTCTACAAGCGCATCGACACGTGCGCGGCGGAGTTCGAGTCGTTCACGCCCTACATGTACAGCACGTTCGAGCGTGAGTGCGAAGCGGCGCCGACGGCGGCGCGGAAGGTCGTGATCCTGGGCAGCGGCCCGAACCGCATCGGCCAGGGCGTGGAGTTCGACTACTGCTGCTGCCACGCGGTCTTCGGGTTCAAGAAGGACGGACTCGAGACCATCATGGTCAACTGCAACCCGGAGACGGTCTCGACCGACTACGACACGGCGGATCGGCTGTACTTCGAGCCGCTCACCTTCGAGGACGTCATGTCGGTCATCGAGCGCGAGCGCGACGGGCATGCGGACGTCTCGGTGGTGGTGCAGTTCGGCGGACAGACGCCGCTGAAGCTCGCGCTGCCGCTGCAGGCCGCGGGCGTCTCGATCGTGGGCACGTCGCCGGACTCCATCGATCTCGCCGAGGACCGCAAGCGCTTCGCGCAACTGCTGTGGGATCTGGGCATTCCTCAGCCCGCCAGCGGCACCGCGGTGTCGCGGACCGAGGCGCGCGAGGCCGCGGCGTCGATCGGGTTCCCGGTGGTCGTCCGTCCGTCGTACGTCCTGGGCGGGCGCGCGATGGCCATCGTCTACGACATGGCGTCGCTCGACCGCTACATGGCCTCCGCCGTGGACGTGTCGAATGACCGCCCGATCCTGATCGACCGCTTCCTGGAGCACGCCAAGGAGCTCGACGTGGACTGCGTGGCCGATGCGACGGGCGCCGTCGTGATCGGCGGCATCATGGAACACATCGAGGAGGCCGGTATCCACTCCGGCGACAGCTCCTGCGTCGTGCCGCCGACGGGCATGTCCGAGCGGCACCTGGCGCTCTTGCGGGACTACACACGCCGCATCGCGCGGGCCCTGAAGGTCGTCGGACTCATGAACGTGCAGTACGCCCTCAAGGACGACGAGATCTTCGTGCTCGAGGTGAACCCGCGCGCCTCCCGCACGGTGCCGTACCTGGCCAAGGCCACGGGCGTGCCGCTGGCGCAGGTGGCGGCGCGGGTGATGATGGGGCGGACGCTGGCGGACCTCAAGATCACGGAGGACCTGACGCCGGCGGGCGTGTTCGTGAAGAGCCCGGTCTTCCCGTTCATCCGCTTCCCGGGCGTCGACACGATCCTGGGGCCCGAGATGAAGTCCACGGGCGAGGTCAGGCGGGGCGGGCGATTTCGGCCACGCCTTCGTCAAGGCCATGCTCGGCGCCGGGCAGCGGCTGCCCGAGCAGGGCACGGTCTGCCTGAGCGTGAACAACGACGACAAGCCCGAGGTGCTGCCAATCGCGCGGGCGCTGGCGGAGATGGGCTTCTCGGTGACGGCCACCCGCGGCACCGCGGTGTACCTGCGGGCGCACGGCATCGACTGCGGCGTGGTCTACAAGGTGAACGAGGGCCGGCCGAACCTCGCCGACGAGATCGTGAACCGGCGCATCCAGCTCGTGGTGAACACGCCCCTGGGCCTCGAGTCGTTCTTCGACGACAAGGCGGTGCGGCGGGCCGCCATGATGGCCGGGATTCCCTGCATCACGACCATGACCGGCGCGGCCGCGGCCGTGGACGCCATCCGGGCGTTGAAGTCGCGTGA
- the carA gene encoding glutamine-hydrolyzing carbamoyl-phosphate synthase small subunit, which translates to MNATLALEDGTWFAGVAVGAHGETGGEVVFNTSMTGYQEILTDPSYAGQLVTMTSSQIGNYGVAPADHESDAPKAAGFIIRDESPIASNWRAQGTLRDYLVSHGIVAIGDIDTRALTRKLRSGGVMRGIIATGHHDPQALVERAKALPQMEGADLVSGVTCAAPYDFSMSLADTVADATFAMSPERRASRPLKVAAYDYGIKTNILRRLVAYGCTVRVYPASTPAAELLAWEPDGVFLSNGPGDPAAVGYAIEHVKTLVATDVPTFGICLGHQIMGLALGATTFKLKFGHRGANHPVKLLETGAVEITSQNHGFAVNPDSLPAGTDVTHLNLYDGTVEGLRHTSKPFFSVQYHPEASPGPHDADYLFRQFVDLMERAR; encoded by the coding sequence ATGAACGCAACACTGGCCCTCGAAGACGGCACCTGGTTCGCCGGTGTCGCCGTCGGCGCGCACGGCGAGACCGGCGGGGAGGTCGTCTTCAACACGAGCATGACCGGCTACCAGGAGATCCTCACGGACCCCTCGTATGCGGGGCAGCTGGTGACGATGACCTCGTCGCAGATCGGCAACTACGGCGTGGCGCCGGCCGACCATGAGTCGGATGCCCCGAAAGCGGCGGGCTTCATCATCCGCGACGAGTCGCCCATCGCCAGCAACTGGCGCGCGCAGGGCACGCTCCGCGACTACCTGGTGTCGCACGGCATCGTGGCCATCGGGGACATCGACACACGGGCGCTGACCAGGAAGCTGCGTTCCGGCGGGGTCATGCGCGGCATCATCGCCACCGGCCACCACGACCCGCAGGCGCTCGTCGAGCGTGCCAAGGCGCTGCCGCAGATGGAGGGCGCGGACCTCGTGAGCGGCGTGACGTGCGCGGCGCCCTACGACTTCTCGATGTCGCTCGCCGACACGGTGGCCGACGCCACGTTCGCCATGTCGCCGGAACGCCGGGCGTCGCGGCCGCTGAAGGTCGCGGCGTACGACTACGGGATCAAGACCAACATCCTCCGCCGGCTCGTCGCCTACGGCTGCACCGTCCGGGTGTACCCGGCGTCCACGCCCGCGGCCGAGTTGCTGGCGTGGGAGCCGGATGGGGTCTTCCTCAGCAACGGCCCGGGCGATCCCGCCGCCGTCGGCTACGCCATCGAGCACGTCAAGACGCTGGTGGCCACCGACGTGCCGACGTTCGGCATCTGCCTCGGCCACCAGATCATGGGACTGGCGCTCGGCGCGACGACGTTCAAGCTGAAGTTCGGCCATCGCGGAGCGAACCATCCCGTGAAGCTGCTCGAGACGGGCGCGGTGGAGATCACGTCGCAGAACCACGGGTTCGCCGTGAACCCCGACTCGCTGCCGGCCGGCACCGACGTGACGCACCTGAACCTCTACGACGGCACGGTCGAGGGCCTCCGGCACACGTCGAAGCCGTTCTTCTCCGTGCAGTACCACCCCGAAGCGTCGCCGGGTCCGCACGACGCCGACTACCTCTTCCGGCAGTTCGTCGACCTGATGGAGCGCGCCCGCTAG
- a CDS encoding PEGA domain-containing protein — MHQIGAGSVGPVFRGEDGETRQPVVIKAIRAGLPPERAAAMAAALAALRDRLPAHPSLVPLLGTGVVDDEPYAVSPVVDGDSLDVALRQYGPAHVVDALPRLRALADALDAAAALDIVHGSLHPRDILVSVERTVLTGTGIAPILERVGAAPPVRRPYTAPEVCDGGGSSAAADQYALAAIAYEWLTGRRLGPVSELAVRVAGLPQEDADELTAVFRRALDEDPAQRFSTASGFVEAVAIASASVAPAATRPATRSRRSVAPRLVFDEPDEGAAVEPAPLEAAGPPPPAPVPETSARDPLDLHLTMRPEHTALPPEWDGDSLLSAGAPADPDRTSRVEFDEGAGRPEPVAPPIEVAPTVAPPPPSRPSPSRTRTPAAPAATAAEAPAAGPSLPVAVAAFAAFVVLAFLGGWALLRWSTPRGTAPVASAPVAPATSQAPSPAESVPTASSPSAVVPAPEPQTEALAPRESMPSAPPAGPPRSVPSAASAAAPARRPATAAAGRLLVRSTPGGAEVFVNGTRRGVTPLTLRDVALGTYTVRVTRAGFASAEQRIVLDRARPARTVSLTLARERAAAAPAAAAPSTAAATGTFSFDTRPRGARVFVDGRRVGVTPVTVTVPAGAHAIRFEREGFQPITTTARVPARSGARVAVTLTPERR; from the coding sequence GTGCATCAAATCGGTGCCGGCAGCGTGGGCCCGGTCTTTCGTGGGGAGGACGGAGAGACGCGGCAGCCGGTGGTCATCAAGGCCATCCGCGCCGGCCTTCCGCCCGAACGGGCGGCCGCGATGGCGGCCGCGCTCGCCGCCCTGCGCGACCGGCTTCCGGCGCATCCGTCGCTCGTGCCCCTGCTCGGCACCGGAGTCGTGGACGACGAGCCGTACGCCGTCTCTCCCGTCGTCGACGGCGACTCCCTCGACGTCGCCTTGCGGCAATACGGCCCCGCGCACGTCGTCGACGCGCTGCCGCGCCTGCGCGCGCTCGCCGACGCCTTGGACGCCGCGGCCGCGCTGGACATCGTCCACGGCAGCCTGCACCCGCGCGACATCCTCGTGTCGGTGGAGCGCACCGTCCTCACGGGCACCGGCATCGCGCCCATCCTCGAGCGGGTCGGCGCCGCGCCGCCGGTCCGGCGTCCGTACACGGCGCCCGAAGTCTGCGACGGCGGGGGCAGCAGCGCCGCCGCCGATCAATACGCTCTGGCGGCCATCGCCTACGAGTGGCTGACGGGCCGGCGCCTGGGGCCCGTCTCGGAACTGGCGGTGCGCGTCGCCGGTCTGCCGCAAGAGGACGCGGACGAACTTACCGCGGTGTTCCGCCGGGCCCTCGACGAGGACCCGGCCCAGCGGTTCTCGACGGCCTCGGGCTTCGTCGAGGCGGTGGCGATCGCGTCGGCCAGCGTGGCGCCCGCCGCCACGCGTCCGGCGACGCGCAGCCGCCGCTCGGTCGCCCCGCGCCTGGTCTTCGACGAGCCGGACGAGGGCGCGGCCGTGGAGCCGGCGCCGCTGGAAGCGGCAGGCCCGCCGCCACCCGCGCCGGTCCCCGAGACATCGGCGCGCGATCCCCTCGACCTGCATCTGACGATGCGGCCGGAACACACGGCGCTGCCGCCCGAATGGGACGGCGACTCCCTGCTGAGCGCGGGCGCACCGGCTGACCCCGATCGTACGTCGCGGGTCGAGTTCGACGAGGGCGCCGGGCGGCCCGAGCCTGTGGCACCGCCAATCGAGGTGGCGCCGACCGTCGCGCCGCCGCCGCCGTCACGACCGTCGCCCTCGCGCACGCGCACGCCGGCCGCCCCAGCCGCCACGGCGGCCGAGGCCCCGGCGGCAGGTCCGTCGCTTCCCGTCGCGGTCGCCGCCTTCGCGGCCTTCGTCGTGCTGGCCTTTCTTGGCGGCTGGGCCCTTCTCCGGTGGAGCACGCCGCGCGGCACGGCGCCGGTGGCCAGCGCCCCGGTCGCGCCAGCGACGTCTCAGGCGCCGTCGCCTGCCGAGTCCGTCCCCACGGCCTCCTCGCCTTCCGCGGTCGTTCCGGCACCGGAGCCGCAGACCGAGGCGCTGGCGCCCCGCGAGTCGATGCCTTCCGCGCCCCCGGCTGGGCCGCCGCGCTCCGTGCCCTCCGCGGCGAGCGCGGCGGCGCCGGCACGCCGCCCCGCGACGGCCGCAGCCGGCCGCCTCCTCGTCCGCTCGACGCCGGGCGGAGCGGAGGTCTTCGTGAACGGCACGCGGCGGGGCGTCACGCCGCTCACGCTTCGCGACGTGGCCCTCGGCACCTACACCGTCCGCGTCACGCGCGCCGGGTTCGCGTCCGCCGAGCAGCGGATCGTGCTCGACCGCGCCCGTCCGGCGCGGACCGTCTCCCTCACGCTGGCGCGTGAACGGGCGGCGGCGGCGCCTGCCGCGGCCGCGCCTTCGACCGCGGCGGCGACCGGGACCTTCAGTTTCGACACCCGGCCGCGCGGGGCGCGCGTGTTCGTCGACGGGCGGCGCGTCGGCGTGACGCCGGTCACCGTGACGGTGCCGGCCGGCGCCCACGCCATACGCTTCGAACGCGAGGGCTTCCAGCCCATCACCACGACGGCGCGCGTGCCGGCTCGCTCGGGCGCGCGGGTGGCCGTCACCCTCACTCCGGAAAGGCGATAG
- the bshC gene encoding bacillithiol biosynthesis cysteine-adding enzyme BshC, producing MSSPSAPASSAGSLAIDIRQLPWIRTLAADYAFDFARLAEFYAGDPQREEAWRDAIARVRSGPPRDPARLADVLRRQLTARQAPAEAMDAAAAFGSPTTVAVVTGQQAGLFGGPLYTLHKAITAIKLASDVSRRHGVRAVPVFWIDAEDHDWEEVRGCTVLDGDHRAHRIELDTLDGAGDRSVGRLVLEGQGRSAVDALMAALPPTEFSADLAAMLADAYAPGRSMAHAFGRVLEHWLGRYGLVVFDASDPEAKPMVAALFAKAIQAPGHTSRLAGEAGEALEAQGYHAQVSAAEHAAPLFAINGTRESVRWHDGVAVVGDQELPLADLVARALAAPEGFSPNVLLRPVAQDSMFPTICYVGGPAELAYFGQLKGIYEHFGVPMPLFTPRASATVVDSATLRLLGKYDIPFAAFQRQDELTLNQLLERQLPAGVESSFAEAAAAITSRLEALTTAAAVVDSTLEGAARNTLGKMQHDLQTLHGKVIHAAKRKDETLRRQFNRTQTQLFPNGQPQERELGGVWLMNKYGPATVDRLIDLLPLDHGYHWVLAI from the coding sequence GTGTCCTCACCCTCCGCTCCCGCCTCGTCCGCGGGCTCTCTCGCGATCGACATCCGCCAGCTGCCGTGGATTCGGACGCTGGCTGCCGACTACGCGTTCGACTTCGCCCGGCTGGCCGAATTCTACGCCGGCGATCCGCAGCGCGAGGAGGCCTGGCGCGACGCCATCGCGCGCGTCCGGAGCGGGCCGCCGCGCGACCCGGCGCGGCTGGCCGACGTGCTGCGGCGCCAGTTGACGGCACGCCAGGCACCGGCCGAGGCGATGGACGCGGCCGCCGCGTTCGGCAGCCCGACCACCGTGGCCGTCGTGACCGGCCAGCAGGCGGGGCTTTTCGGTGGGCCGCTCTACACCCTCCACAAGGCCATCACCGCCATCAAGCTCGCGAGCGACGTGTCCCGCCGCCACGGAGTCCGCGCCGTCCCGGTCTTCTGGATCGACGCCGAGGACCATGACTGGGAGGAGGTGCGAGGCTGCACCGTCCTCGACGGCGATCACCGGGCGCATCGCATCGAACTGGACACGCTCGACGGCGCCGGCGACCGCTCGGTCGGGCGGCTGGTGCTCGAGGGCCAGGGCCGCTCCGCGGTGGACGCGCTCATGGCGGCACTGCCGCCGACCGAGTTCTCGGCCGACCTCGCCGCCATGCTGGCCGACGCCTACGCCCCGGGCCGCTCGATGGCCCACGCCTTCGGCCGCGTCCTCGAGCACTGGCTCGGCCGCTACGGCCTGGTCGTGTTCGACGCCTCGGATCCGGAGGCCAAGCCGATGGTGGCGGCGCTCTTCGCGAAGGCGATCCAGGCGCCCGGACACACGTCGAGACTGGCCGGCGAGGCCGGCGAGGCCCTCGAAGCGCAGGGGTACCACGCACAGGTGTCCGCGGCCGAGCACGCCGCCCCCCTGTTCGCCATCAACGGAACGCGGGAGTCCGTGCGCTGGCACGACGGCGTCGCCGTCGTCGGCGACCAGGAACTGCCGCTCGCCGACCTGGTCGCGCGCGCGCTGGCGGCGCCCGAAGGCTTCAGCCCGAACGTCCTCCTGCGACCCGTCGCCCAGGACTCGATGTTTCCGACGATCTGCTACGTAGGCGGCCCGGCGGAGCTGGCCTACTTCGGCCAGCTGAAGGGCATCTACGAGCACTTCGGCGTGCCGATGCCGCTCTTCACGCCGCGCGCCTCGGCGACGGTCGTGGACTCGGCCACGCTCAGGCTCCTGGGCAAGTACGACATCCCCTTCGCCGCGTTCCAGCGGCAGGACGAGCTCACGCTGAACCAGCTCCTCGAGCGGCAGCTGCCCGCCGGCGTCGAGTCGAGCTTCGCCGAGGCGGCCGCCGCGATTACCAGCCGGCTCGAGGCCCTCACGACGGCCGCGGCCGTCGTGGACAGCACGCTCGAAGGCGCCGCCAGGAACACCCTCGGGAAGATGCAGCACGACCTGCAGACGCTGCACGGGAAGGTGATCCACGCGGCAAAGCGCAAGGACGAGACGCTCCGCCGCCAGTTCAACCGGACGCAGACCCAGCTGTTCCCGAACGGCCAGCCGCAGGAGCGCGAGCTCGGCGGCGTCTGGCTGATGAACAAGTACGGCCCCGCCACGGTCGACCGCCTGATCGATCTCCTGCCCCTGGACCACGGCTACCACTGGGTCCTCGCCATCTAG
- a CDS encoding PBP1A family penicillin-binding protein: MKRGARRRRIRAIVVVLVTPILVAAAVSGYYYGRYSVLVETRLRGERVRLIPRVYGRPLTFRPGLSASPEDVVQRLNDLGYTATATPRRGGEFAAAADAVRIVPRGGSNARQEVRLTWRAGADGAAAGGAIARVEVDGAPVADVALDPPLLSALATPERERRRRVPLAAIPLHVQQAVLAIEDRRFYLHPGIDPIRIAGAIVTNLRGTRGYLVGASTITQQLARNFFLTDAMAEEQQSGRRSFRRKLQEQFMAIVLETKASKADILELYLNEVYLGNRGSFALHGVAVAARTYFAKDLSNLTVAEGALIAGVIQSPANHSPFASLERARERRDVVLRAMFDSGYLDAAGLEAAREEPIRAAARALDFEAPYFVDLVGATLEAEHPGIAEGATRLEVYTTLDLNLQRAAQDAVRSGLAAVDRTLARRRRSARPQAALVAVDPRTGEVLALVGGRSYNQSQFNRATSARRQPGSVFKPFVYLAAFDKAAREGRTDVTPASLVLDAPTTWTVNEGEWTPSNYDDEYDGLITYRRALALSRNIAAIKVAEQAGFSTVAALWARTGLGKTPLRGYPSIALGVFELTPLEVAEAFTTFATLGRQLPARTISRVVTDRGTAAAAAPRGRVIAGPAVTYLVTNMMRSVLNEGTAASARAAGFAADAAGKTGTTNDLRDAWFVGFTPDLLAVVWVGLDDNQVLGLSGAQSALPIWTAFMKRALAGRPAARFQAPPGISEAEIDRDTGLRAGPGCPRPSMEAFLAGSEPAAWCSLHQFQ; this comes from the coding sequence ATGAAGCGGGGAGCCCGCCGGCGCCGGATCCGGGCGATCGTCGTCGTCCTCGTCACGCCGATCCTGGTCGCGGCCGCCGTGTCCGGGTACTACTACGGCCGCTATTCGGTCCTCGTCGAGACCCGGCTGCGGGGCGAGCGCGTGCGGCTCATCCCGCGCGTCTACGGCCGGCCGCTCACCTTCCGGCCCGGGCTGTCGGCATCGCCGGAGGACGTCGTCCAGCGGCTGAACGACCTCGGCTACACGGCCACGGCCACCCCACGGCGCGGCGGCGAGTTCGCGGCCGCGGCCGACGCCGTGCGCATCGTGCCCCGCGGCGGGTCCAACGCGCGCCAGGAGGTCCGGCTGACATGGCGGGCCGGCGCCGACGGCGCGGCCGCGGGCGGCGCGATCGCACGCGTCGAGGTCGACGGCGCCCCAGTGGCCGACGTGGCGCTGGATCCGCCGCTCCTCAGCGCCCTGGCCACGCCCGAGCGCGAGCGCCGCCGGCGCGTGCCGCTCGCGGCCATCCCGCTGCACGTCCAGCAGGCGGTCCTGGCCATCGAAGACCGCCGCTTCTACCTCCACCCCGGCATCGACCCGATCCGCATCGCCGGCGCGATCGTCACGAACCTTCGCGGGACGCGCGGCTACCTCGTCGGCGCCTCGACGATCACCCAGCAGCTGGCGCGCAACTTCTTCCTCACCGACGCGATGGCCGAGGAGCAGCAGTCGGGCCGCCGTTCCTTCCGCCGCAAGCTGCAGGAGCAGTTCATGGCGATCGTGCTCGAGACGAAGGCCAGCAAGGCCGACATCCTCGAGCTCTATTTGAACGAGGTCTATCTCGGGAACCGCGGGTCGTTCGCCCTCCACGGCGTCGCCGTGGCTGCGCGCACCTATTTCGCCAAGGACCTCTCCAACCTGACGGTCGCCGAGGGCGCGCTCATCGCCGGCGTCATCCAGTCGCCGGCCAACCACTCGCCGTTCGCGAGCCTCGAGCGCGCCCGCGAGCGGCGCGACGTCGTCCTCAGGGCGATGTTCGACTCGGGCTACCTGGACGCCGCCGGGCTGGAGGCCGCGCGCGAGGAGCCCATCCGGGCGGCGGCGCGTGCGCTGGACTTCGAAGCCCCGTACTTCGTGGACCTCGTGGGCGCCACGCTGGAGGCCGAGCATCCAGGCATCGCCGAGGGCGCGACGCGACTCGAGGTGTACACCACGCTGGACCTGAACCTCCAGCGCGCGGCCCAGGATGCGGTCCGCTCCGGGCTGGCCGCCGTTGATCGGACGCTGGCCCGGCGCCGGCGCTCCGCCCGCCCGCAGGCCGCGCTCGTGGCCGTGGACCCGCGGACCGGCGAGGTGCTGGCCCTCGTCGGCGGACGTTCCTACAACCAGTCGCAGTTCAACCGCGCGACCTCGGCGCGACGGCAGCCCGGATCGGTCTTCAAGCCCTTCGTCTACCTGGCGGCCTTCGACAAGGCCGCGCGGGAGGGCCGGACCGACGTCACGCCCGCCAGCCTCGTGCTCGACGCGCCCACGACGTGGACCGTGAACGAGGGCGAGTGGACGCCCAGCAACTACGACGACGAGTACGACGGCCTGATCACCTACCGGCGGGCGCTCGCGCTCTCCCGGAACATCGCCGCGATCAAGGTCGCCGAGCAGGCCGGCTTCTCCACGGTGGCCGCGCTCTGGGCGCGCACGGGCCTCGGCAAGACGCCGCTCCGCGGCTACCCGTCGATCGCCCTGGGCGTCTTCGAGCTCACGCCGCTCGAGGTGGCCGAGGCGTTCACGACCTTCGCCACCCTCGGGCGCCAGCTGCCGGCCAGGACGATCTCGCGCGTGGTCACGGACCGCGGCACGGCCGCGGCGGCCGCGCCGCGCGGGCGCGTCATCGCCGGGCCGGCCGTCACCTACCTGGTGACGAACATGATGCGGAGCGTCCTGAACGAGGGGACGGCCGCGTCCGCGCGGGCCGCCGGCTTCGCGGCCGACGCCGCGGGAAAGACCGGCACGACCAACGATCTGCGCGACGCCTGGTTCGTGGGCTTCACGCCCGACCTCCTGGCCGTGGTCTGGGTGGGGCTCGATGACAATCAGGTGCTGGGCCTGAGCGGCGCGCAATCGGCCCTGCCCATCTGGACCGCGTTCATGAAGCGGGCCCTCGCCGGCCGGCCCGCCGCGCGCTTCCAGGCGCCACCCGGCATCTCCGAGGCCGAGATCGATCGCGACACCGGGCTGCGGGCGGGGCCAGGCTGTCCGCGCCCCTCGATGGAGGCCTTCCTCGCCGGCTCCGAACCCGCCGCGTGGTGCTCGCTGCACCAGTTTCAGTGA